A stretch of Chloroflexota bacterium DNA encodes these proteins:
- a CDS encoding IS200/IS605 family element transposase accessory protein TnpB: MSETFRTYQQRGYLSRRGCQRLNQVLAECTDLYNAELQLWRQQYKETGKSDSLFERMKAFTVTRNSDPFWGSVSVDVGRGVLIRMEEARKAFYRRCQAGEEPGFPRFKPYHRYRTVQIEQPTPAMVRLDGLGYAVRIKGLPVVRLRTKRSLPPAANLKTIRVTFRGRRPSVCLTYAVELEPLPKSSSGVGLDMGVLSRITTSEGEKIERRRPDREDIARKQRRLSACEKGSNRFQKRRRVLANAHDRARVRDRNRCHEITTDLVRRFGFIALEDLDKPKLTRSDGARKRGLNRAILEQTWGRITQQLIYKAESAGRELVFVDPRYTSQRCSSCGAMVKKGLKERRHVCGCGLDLDRDHNAALNILYKALAGGVFPAAAGEAA, translated from the coding sequence ATGTCGGAGACCTTCCGAACCTACCAGCAACGCGGCTACCTCTCGCGCCGCGGCTGCCAGCGCCTCAATCAGGTGCTGGCCGAATGCACCGACCTCTACAACGCCGAACTGCAGCTGTGGCGCCAGCAGTACAAGGAGACTGGCAAGAGCGATTCGCTGTTCGAGCGGATGAAAGCATTCACGGTGACCCGCAACTCAGATCCTTTCTGGGGCTCCGTGTCGGTAGACGTCGGGCGCGGAGTGCTGATCCGGATGGAAGAAGCCCGCAAGGCCTTCTACCGCCGGTGCCAGGCAGGAGAGGAACCCGGTTTTCCCAGGTTCAAACCTTACCACCGCTACCGCACCGTCCAGATCGAGCAGCCGACTCCGGCGATGGTCAGGCTCGATGGTCTCGGCTATGCGGTCCGGATCAAGGGCCTGCCGGTGGTAAGGCTCAGGACCAAGCGGTCACTGCCGCCGGCAGCGAACTTAAAGACCATCCGCGTTACCTTCCGGGGACGCCGGCCATCGGTGTGCCTGACTTACGCGGTGGAGTTGGAACCTTTGCCGAAAAGCAGCTCCGGGGTCGGGCTGGACATGGGCGTACTGAGCCGCATTACCACCAGCGAGGGCGAGAAGATTGAACGCCGCCGACCAGACCGAGAAGACATCGCCCGCAAGCAGCGGAGGCTGTCGGCGTGCGAGAAGGGCAGCAACAGGTTTCAGAAGCGGCGCCGGGTCCTGGCCAACGCCCACGACCGGGCAAGGGTCAGGGACCGCAACCGGTGCCATGAGATCACCACCGACCTGGTGCGAAGATTCGGGTTCATCGCGCTTGAGGACCTTGACAAGCCGAAGTTGACCAGGTCGGACGGAGCAAGGAAGCGCGGTCTTAACCGCGCGATATTGGAGCAAACCTGGGGACGGATCACTCAACAGTTGATCTATAAGGCCGAGAGCGCCGGTAGAGAGCTGGTATTCGTCGATCCCCGGTACACATCGCAGCGCTGCTCATCCTGCGGGGCGATGGTCAAAAAGGGCCTTAAGGAAAGAAGGCACGTATGCGGTTGCGGTCTGGACTTAGACCGCGACCACAATGCGGCCTTGAACATCCTTTACAAGGCCCTCGCGGGTGGGGTTTTCCCCGCGGCTGCCGGCGAGGCAGCGTAA
- a CDS encoding alpha/beta hydrolase — protein MPLDPRLFRPDAVSPEMTAFNARLGAEISAVPPITEFDPAEVRGAEREGRPGKPPPVALDNACELTCAGPSGEIPLRAFIPRECAGAYLHIHGGGWVLGGYDLQDEALWRMARETNLAVISVEYRLAPEHPYPAGPDDCEAAARWLVENSRPRFGTDCLVIGGESAGAHLSAVTVLRMRDRHGFTAWSGADFVYGAFDFSGACPSRTHIGADSLVINAANMPWFVGHFLGGREIDPADPDLSPLHAPLHGLPPALFSVGTADPLLDDSLFMYARWIAAGNPAEIQIYPGAAHAFDSRQSPLAERFHQQRHRFLRDCAGG, from the coding sequence ATGCCATTAGATCCACGCTTGTTCAGGCCCGACGCGGTCAGCCCGGAGATGACCGCATTCAATGCCCGGCTGGGCGCGGAGATTTCCGCCGTGCCGCCGATCACCGAATTCGATCCGGCCGAGGTGCGCGGCGCCGAGCGCGAAGGCCGTCCCGGCAAACCGCCGCCGGTTGCGCTGGACAACGCCTGCGAGTTGACCTGCGCCGGACCGTCGGGTGAAATCCCGTTGCGGGCCTTCATACCCCGGGAGTGCGCCGGCGCATACCTGCACATCCACGGAGGGGGCTGGGTGCTGGGCGGCTACGACCTCCAGGACGAGGCGCTCTGGCGGATGGCCCGGGAGACCAACCTGGCCGTTATCAGCGTTGAATACCGGCTGGCGCCGGAGCATCCCTACCCGGCTGGGCCGGACGACTGCGAGGCGGCCGCCCGCTGGCTGGTCGAGAATTCCCGCCCCCGATTCGGGACCGACTGCCTGGTAATCGGCGGCGAATCGGCCGGCGCGCACCTCTCCGCGGTAACTGTCCTGCGGATGCGTGACCGGCACGGTTTCACGGCCTGGTCGGGAGCCGATTTCGTTTACGGGGCGTTTGATTTCTCGGGCGCCTGCCCTTCCCGGACCCACATCGGGGCCGACAGCCTGGTGATAAACGCCGCCAACATGCCCTGGTTCGTGGGCCATTTCCTCGGGGGCCGGGAAATCGATCCCGCTGATCCGGACCTCTCCCCGCTGCATGCCCCGCTGCACGGCCTGCCGCCCGCGTTGTTCAGCGTGGGTACAGCCGATCCGCTGCTGGACGACTCGTTGTTCATGTACGCCCGCTGGATAGCGGCCGGCAATCCCGCCGAAATCCAGATCTATCCCGGCGCTGCGCATGCCTTCGATTCCAGGCAATCACCGCTGGCCGAGCGATTCCACCAGCAGCGCCACCGATTCCTGCGCGATTGCGCCGGCGGCTAG
- a CDS encoding glycosyltransferase family 4 protein, translating into MIRVGFDATAAAWQGAGIGRAARSLLLAMLRRREPDIEWVVFYLGQRIARGFEESLADHGVIPSLIPVSPRLGFFIWQRMRAPIPVELFTGRLDLLHSPDFVLPYSFARRRVLTIHDLTYLTHPHTAEPRLRERLDRAVRRSIEIADRVHCVSAHTAAAVGDLLGYDADRIDVIYNGLDEKLAKPPTQDELDRLDELQLPERFVLSVGTLQPRKNMLRTVRAVAQLRSRGHDVGLVHVGATGWISDQDLASIDRFGEGFLVRLGSIDDGLLRALYVRAQALAAVSEAEGFLLPIIEAMAHSVPVVTANASCMPEIAGGAALLVDPFDVEAIADALAEALEPGTDRDLRLGAGVARAREFDWDRAARETLASYRSALN; encoded by the coding sequence TTGATCCGGGTCGGATTCGACGCCACCGCCGCCGCGTGGCAGGGCGCCGGAATTGGAAGGGCGGCCAGGTCGCTGTTGCTGGCGATGCTGCGGCGTCGCGAACCGGACATCGAATGGGTCGTTTTTTACCTGGGGCAGCGAATCGCTCGCGGCTTCGAGGAGTCCCTGGCCGACCACGGCGTGATCCCGTCGCTGATTCCGGTATCCCCGCGACTCGGGTTCTTCATCTGGCAGCGCATGCGCGCCCCAATACCGGTGGAGCTGTTCACCGGGAGGCTGGACCTGCTTCATTCGCCGGACTTTGTGTTGCCGTATTCGTTCGCCCGCCGGCGGGTATTGACGATTCACGACCTGACCTACCTGACCCACCCGCACACCGCCGAACCGCGATTGCGCGAGCGGCTGGACCGGGCGGTGCGACGCAGCATCGAAATTGCCGACCGCGTCCATTGCGTTTCCGCACATACCGCCGCCGCCGTCGGCGACCTGCTCGGCTACGATGCCGACCGCATCGATGTCATCTACAACGGGCTGGACGAGAAACTGGCGAAGCCGCCGACTCAGGACGAATTGGATCGCCTTGATGAACTTCAATTGCCGGAACGCTTCGTGCTCAGCGTCGGCACCCTTCAGCCGCGCAAAAACATGCTGCGAACGGTTCGAGCGGTAGCCCAATTGCGCTCGCGCGGGCATGACGTGGGCCTGGTGCACGTCGGCGCGACCGGCTGGATCTCCGACCAGGATCTGGCCAGTATTGACCGGTTTGGAGAGGGATTCCTGGTGCGCCTGGGGAGCATAGACGACGGTTTGCTGCGGGCACTCTATGTGCGGGCCCAGGCCCTGGCGGCCGTATCCGAAGCCGAAGGATTCCTGTTGCCCATCATCGAAGCGATGGCGCATTCCGTGCCGGTGGTAACGGCCAACGCTTCCTGCATGCCGGAGATCGCGGGCGGGGCGGCCCTGTTGGTGGACCCTTTTGACGTGGAGGCTATCGCCGATGCGCTCGCAGAGGCCCTTGAACCCGGCACCGACCGCGATCTCCGGCTAGGCGCCGGGGTCGCCCGGGCCCGCGAATTCGACTGGGATCGGGCGGCGCGGGAGACCCTGGCCAGCTATCGAAGCGCGCTGAACTGA
- the folK gene encoding 2-amino-4-hydroxy-6-hydroxymethyldihydropteridine diphosphokinase — translation MSATSVRTASRVRSGTAASSRTRPQAGDGRRRNRSDGRARGREPSAGAIDPFAIKSIIPVNAPPRLLTWLYLQQSGQSRSDKICRRQSSGISGAKAMYPRPVYLGLGSNQGDRYGQLLAALELLESQLGDVVHSAVYESPPWGVVDQPSFLNCCCRGCWSGTPGELLRRVKTIEEQLGRRPTRRWGERLIDIDILVLGGVVVSTPDLQIPHPQLARRRFVCEPLADLCPQLVVPGLGKSVAELAASLASTEPLEPFRTRARVAADRRRGSEPA, via the coding sequence ATGTCGGCCACCTCGGTGCGCACCGCCAGCAGGGTGCGCAGCGGCACGGCCGCCAGCAGCAGGACCAGACCCCAGGCGGGCGACGGCCGGCGGCGGAACCGGTCGGATGGGCGAGCCCGCGGCCGGGAACCGTCCGCGGGGGCCATTGACCCATTTGCGATCAAATCGATCATCCCGGTAAATGCTCCGCCTAGATTGTTGACTTGGCTGTACCTACAGCAGTCCGGCCAATCCCGGTCGGACAAAATTTGCCGGCGGCAATCGTCAGGCATCAGCGGCGCAAAGGCGATGTATCCACGACCTGTATACCTGGGACTAGGCAGCAACCAGGGTGATCGCTACGGGCAGCTACTCGCCGCCCTGGAGTTGTTGGAATCGCAATTGGGCGACGTGGTTCATTCCGCGGTTTACGAGTCGCCTCCCTGGGGCGTCGTCGACCAGCCGAGTTTCCTGAACTGCTGCTGCCGCGGGTGCTGGTCGGGAACGCCGGGCGAGTTGCTGCGGCGGGTGAAGACGATCGAAGAGCAGCTGGGGCGCCGGCCCACGCGACGCTGGGGCGAACGGCTGATCGACATCGACATACTCGTCCTCGGCGGGGTGGTGGTCAGCACGCCCGATCTGCAGATCCCGCACCCGCAGCTGGCGCGGCGACGGTTTGTCTGCGAACCGCTCGCCGACCTTTGCCCGCAACTGGTCGTGCCCGGACTGGGCAAGTCGGTGGCCGAACTTGCCGCAAGCCTGGCCTCCACCGAACCGCTGGAACCGTTTCGGACGCGCGCTCGGGTGGCGGCCGATCGGCGCCGGGGGAGCGAACCCGCGTGA
- a CDS encoding glycosyltransferase family 9 protein, translating to MPGADPDRNRSVNIPGVDPAAPGRRIARPRPVTPLPSRGRLRRFCKGVLRSILLPIAGAAAAAERRVRRLPAAPDATPWPYPESPRKALIVRLDLLGDCLLTLPAAAALKRAHPGLHITFLASRGAGELLRLSPAVDEVIECDLPGLTHIRALSDPGGWRSGARLLARLRRARFDIAVSAYGPLARAVVSLSLARHRIADGRGWPGADRERRIRPGEHEIDHLLTLVDGANPDAPQPVLVPAEPTPAGLAGGAVLCPGTRSGSAKAWPSASWTRLAMELARRGLNPLVVGAEGEVELANGICANRPQIVNLAGKLSLGQLAAVISQARLVVGVDSMPIHLASLLGVPTLGLFGPTDPGRYRPRGDGRALAIGIGCAPCYDQRAPPECPFGDRLCMAWLEPDRVIAEALELAGA from the coding sequence ATACCGGGAGCCGATCCCGATCGCAACCGCTCCGTGAACATCCCAGGGGTCGATCCAGCTGCGCCCGGACGGCGCATTGCTCGGCCTCGGCCGGTGACGCCGCTACCCTCGCGGGGCCGCCTGCGGCGTTTCTGCAAGGGTGTCCTGCGGTCGATCCTGCTCCCGATCGCCGGCGCGGCGGCGGCGGCCGAGCGGCGGGTGCGCCGCCTGCCAGCCGCCCCCGATGCGACACCCTGGCCCTACCCGGAGAGCCCGCGCAAGGCCCTGATCGTGCGTCTCGACCTGCTCGGCGACTGCCTGCTGACCCTGCCGGCGGCGGCCGCCTTGAAGCGGGCCCATCCCGGCCTGCACATCACCTTCCTGGCCTCCCGCGGCGCCGGCGAGCTGTTGCGGCTGTCGCCGGCGGTGGACGAGGTCATCGAATGCGATCTGCCCGGGTTGACCCACATTCGCGCCCTGTCCGATCCCGGCGGATGGCGATCCGGAGCTCGGCTGCTGGCCCGGCTGCGCCGGGCGCGGTTCGACATCGCGGTTTCGGCCTACGGTCCCCTGGCGCGCGCGGTGGTGTCGCTCTCGCTGGCCCGGCACCGGATCGCCGATGGGCGGGGCTGGCCCGGTGCCGACCGCGAGCGGCGCATCCGGCCGGGTGAACACGAAATCGATCACCTGCTGACCCTGGTGGACGGCGCCAATCCCGACGCGCCGCAACCCGTGCTGGTCCCCGCCGAACCGACGCCTGCGGGACTGGCCGGCGGCGCGGTGCTGTGTCCAGGGACGCGTTCCGGTTCGGCCAAAGCCTGGCCGTCGGCGAGCTGGACCCGGTTGGCCATGGAGCTGGCGAGGCGGGGCCTTAATCCGCTGGTCGTAGGGGCCGAAGGCGAAGTCGAACTGGCAAATGGCATCTGCGCCAACCGCCCGCAGATTGTGAACCTGGCCGGAAAACTCTCGCTCGGGCAACTTGCGGCGGTGATTTCCCAGGCCCGCCTGGTGGTCGGCGTCGACAGCATGCCGATCCATCTGGCCTCTTTGCTCGGGGTCCCTACGCTCGGGTTGTTCGGGCCGACCGATCCCGGACGCTACCGACCGCGCGGCGACGGGCGGGCGCTGGCCATCGGGATTGGCTGCGCTCCCTGCTACGACCAGCGAGCTCCGCCGGAATGCCCCTTCGGCGACCGGCTCTGCATGGCCTGGCTGGAGCCGGATCGGGTAATTGCGGAAGCGCTGGAATTGGCCGGTGCCTGA
- a CDS encoding WecB/TagA/CpsF family glycosyltransferase, which yields MPEAAPRPARVAVLGVPLADCGRGLALAWIRGWLHGREPRAVFTVNPEFVMAARSDPEFAETLANADLNLVDGAGLLAAARLCGRQRPQRLPGVDLIPELCRICAAGGHPVYLLGGRSGAAAQAAANLLRDHPGLTIAGTAEPDDPAERTAAICLAVRESGAHLLLVAFGTPRQEMWISTHMAKTGARVVVGVGGSFDLISGRIRRAPRLVRRIGMEWLYRLVREPWRWRRQRVLPRFALLALRQALRQRLGAGRAIQ from the coding sequence GTGCCTGAGGCGGCTCCCCGGCCGGCGCGGGTAGCGGTACTGGGCGTCCCGCTGGCCGATTGCGGGCGCGGATTGGCGCTGGCCTGGATCCGCGGCTGGCTGCACGGTCGAGAGCCGCGGGCGGTTTTTACGGTCAATCCCGAATTCGTCATGGCAGCGCGTTCCGACCCCGAGTTCGCGGAGACACTGGCGAACGCCGATCTGAACCTGGTCGACGGCGCGGGCCTGTTGGCGGCGGCGCGGCTTTGCGGACGGCAGCGCCCGCAGCGCCTGCCCGGTGTGGACCTGATTCCGGAACTCTGTCGCATCTGCGCCGCCGGCGGCCATCCGGTGTACCTGCTCGGCGGCCGATCCGGGGCCGCGGCGCAAGCCGCCGCCAACCTCCTCCGCGATCACCCCGGGCTCACAATCGCCGGCACCGCCGAACCGGACGATCCCGCGGAGCGGACCGCGGCGATCTGCCTGGCGGTCCGCGAGTCGGGCGCGCACTTGTTGCTGGTTGCGTTCGGGACGCCGCGGCAGGAGATGTGGATCAGTACCCATATGGCAAAGACCGGGGCGCGGGTCGTGGTCGGGGTGGGCGGATCCTTCGACCTAATCTCCGGCCGGATCAGGCGGGCCCCCCGGCTGGTGCGGCGCATCGGCATGGAATGGCTCTATCGGCTCGTGCGCGAGCCCTGGCGGTGGCGTCGGCAGCGGGTCCTGCCTCGATTTGCGCTGCTGGCGTTGCGCCAGGCGCTGCGGCAACGGCTGGGGGCCGGGCGAGCAATCCAATAG
- the dgoD gene encoding galactonate dehydratase — protein MQISDITTIATAGGHANWLFVKVETDAGITGWGEASLENRETSVQTEIAELGEGLRGRDPMQIEKIWVDVHRGAFWSGGAVSMSALSGIDQALWDIKGKALGVPVYELLGGKVRDRLRTYANSWFKIGADPQGYARDALAMVELGFDALKWDPFTGATQMLSREVEETAFENIAAVRDAVGPDVDLCIEAHGRFNVVSAVRVGQRLEEFNPFFYEEPILHDNPDAMAEVARAVRVPIACGERLLSRWDFRPLLERNCVRIIQPDICHAGGISELKKIATMAETYYVGVQPHNAGGPLSTLSSIHLDASTPNFAIQEFFEPYRERYNQLLTHPIEIDRGQLVVPDRPGLGADIDESAAAALPPDPALALRRVVNSPNFPYL, from the coding sequence ATGCAGATCAGCGACATCACCACCATCGCCACCGCCGGCGGTCACGCCAACTGGTTGTTCGTCAAGGTCGAAACCGACGCCGGGATAACCGGATGGGGCGAGGCCAGCCTCGAGAACCGCGAGACCTCGGTCCAGACGGAGATTGCGGAACTGGGCGAGGGGCTCCGCGGGCGCGATCCGATGCAAATCGAAAAGATCTGGGTCGACGTGCACCGCGGCGCCTTCTGGAGCGGAGGTGCGGTCAGCATGTCGGCGCTGTCCGGAATCGATCAGGCCCTCTGGGACATCAAGGGCAAGGCCCTCGGGGTACCGGTCTACGAGTTGCTCGGCGGCAAGGTCCGCGACCGACTGCGGACCTACGCCAATTCCTGGTTCAAGATCGGGGCCGACCCCCAGGGTTACGCCCGGGACGCACTGGCCATGGTCGAGCTGGGTTTCGACGCCCTAAAGTGGGACCCATTCACCGGCGCGACGCAGATGCTCTCGCGCGAGGTCGAGGAAACCGCTTTCGAGAACATCGCGGCAGTCCGCGACGCGGTCGGCCCGGACGTTGACCTATGCATCGAGGCGCACGGTCGATTCAACGTGGTTTCGGCGGTGCGGGTCGGCCAGCGGCTGGAAGAATTCAACCCGTTCTTCTACGAGGAACCGATCCTGCACGACAACCCGGACGCGATGGCCGAGGTGGCCCGGGCGGTGCGGGTGCCGATCGCCTGCGGCGAGCGGCTGCTCTCGCGCTGGGACTTCAGGCCGCTGCTGGAGCGCAACTGCGTGCGAATCATCCAGCCTGACATATGCCACGCCGGCGGGATCAGCGAGCTAAAGAAAATCGCCACCATGGCCGAAACGTACTACGTCGGAGTCCAACCGCACAACGCTGGCGGTCCGCTTTCGACCCTGTCCTCGATCCACCTGGACGCCAGCACCCCGAACTTTGCAATCCAGGAATTCTTCGAACCCTACCGGGAACGCTACAACCAGCTTCTGACCCACCCGATCGAGATTGACCGGGGGCAGTTGGTGGTGCCCGATCGCCCGGGGCTCGGCGCCGACATCGATGAGTCAGCGGCTGCCGCCCTCCCTCCCGATCCGGCTTTGGCGCTACGCCGCGTGGTCAATTCGCCCAACTTTCCGTATTTGTAG
- a CDS encoding NCS2 family permease, with the protein MNAATKQLDRFFGLAEMGSSVRVEIVAGITTFLAMSYIIAVNPAILSAAGIPPVAAAFATCLVAGLGTIAMGLIARMPLALAPGMGLNAFFAFTVVGGMGLTWQEALGVVFISGVVFVVLTIAGIRQALVRMMPRELLPAIGAGIGLFLLMIGLRNGGIVQALEATIITRGDWGDPKALLTIATVVIIAALLSRGLRAGILVGIVVATIVSIPLGLNAEPASDGSWTDGLFALDIGGALQVGFLDIIFAMLFVDFFDSLGTVIGLIRRAKLEDETGNVPRLGRILAVDGASTIAGALAGTSTVTTYIESAAGISAGGRTGLTAVVVGVLFLLALPLAALVAIVPESAVAAALVIIAATTVGLVREIEWDDLDTAVPALVTMAGMPLTFSIADGLAMGLVSYSALKILRGKGLEVSWLVHVLAVVFIARYIFIA; encoded by the coding sequence ATGAACGCGGCTACTAAGCAACTTGACCGTTTCTTCGGTCTCGCCGAGATGGGATCTTCGGTCCGCGTCGAAATTGTGGCCGGAATCACCACTTTCCTGGCGATGAGCTACATCATCGCGGTCAATCCGGCGATCCTTTCGGCCGCCGGTATTCCTCCGGTGGCGGCGGCTTTTGCCACCTGCCTGGTGGCCGGACTGGGCACCATCGCGATGGGACTCATAGCCCGCATGCCACTGGCGTTGGCCCCGGGCATGGGACTGAACGCGTTCTTCGCATTCACCGTGGTTGGCGGCATGGGCCTTACCTGGCAGGAAGCGCTCGGCGTGGTGTTCATCTCCGGCGTCGTGTTCGTGGTGCTGACCATCGCCGGCATCAGACAAGCCCTGGTGCGCATGATGCCGCGCGAACTGCTGCCCGCGATCGGGGCCGGCATCGGACTTTTCCTGCTCATGATCGGTCTGCGCAACGGCGGGATCGTGCAAGCACTAGAGGCCACGATCATCACCCGCGGCGATTGGGGCGACCCCAAGGCCCTGCTGACGATCGCCACCGTGGTGATCATTGCCGCATTGCTTTCGCGCGGACTCAGAGCCGGAATCCTGGTCGGGATCGTGGTGGCCACCATCGTTTCGATTCCTCTGGGCCTAAACGCCGAGCCGGCGTCCGACGGCAGCTGGACGGACGGTCTATTCGCGCTGGACATCGGCGGCGCGCTGCAGGTCGGGTTCCTCGACATCATCTTCGCGATGCTTTTCGTTGACTTCTTCGACTCCCTGGGAACGGTGATCGGGCTGATCCGCAGGGCCAAGCTGGAGGACGAAACCGGCAACGTGCCCCGACTGGGTCGGATCCTGGCGGTGGACGGTGCGTCCACCATCGCCGGGGCCCTGGCCGGCACCTCGACCGTTACCACCTACATCGAGAGCGCGGCCGGCATCTCGGCCGGCGGCCGGACCGGTCTCACCGCGGTCGTGGTCGGCGTGCTTTTCCTGCTTGCGCTGCCGCTGGCGGCGCTGGTGGCGATCGTGCCCGAATCGGCGGTCGCCGCGGCGCTGGTGATCATCGCCGCGACCACGGTCGGCCTGGTGCGTGAAATCGAATGGGACGACCTCGATACGGCGGTACCGGCATTGGTGACGATGGCCGGAATGCCGCTGACGTTCTCAATCGCCGACGGCCTGGCGATGGGTCTGGTGAGTTACTCGGCGCTCAAGATCCTGCGCGGCAAGGGCCTGGAAGTGTCCTGGCTGGTGCACGTGCTGGCCGTTGTCTTCATCGCCCGCTACATATTCATTGCCTGA